The segment ACTACCCTACATCCACTTTTGTATTGCTGATTACGAGCTTGTTATTTTTCACCTTTGTAAAACCTAGCCCCTATCTCAACACTTTTTACTTCACCTATCTTATCCTCCAAGTTCCCTTTTTCATCACCAATGGATTGCTGACAGGCTCATGGATCGATGAAGCCATCGTTTGGTACGATGATAGTGAAAACCTAGGCATAAGAATCGCTACCATTCCCCTGGAGGACACTTTCTATGGTATGCTTCTCATCCTATGGAACATTGCCGTCTATGAGGTGATCAAGTCGCGTTATTCAAAAATCTCCTGAATGGGTCTTCCTGTCGCTCCGCTAGGGATTCCTATGTTGAGCAACATCGAAAGCGTAGGCGCAATATCCGTCACAGGATGGTATTGTACTGTCTTCCCCTTTTTGATTCCCCATCCATAAAACAACATCGGCACATGGGTATCATAGGTATAGTGTGATCCATGTGTAGTGCCATGGTGTTCACCTTGTGGATTTCCGCCCAGCCATCCTGAGTTGGCGATCAATAGCACATCCCCCGATCGCTGCTGGTTGTAGCCTGCTGCGAGCATCGCCACATCGTAGTTGGTTCCAGAGTAGTTGCTGATCTCCTCAGATGGATAGACCGCATTGATGCCAGTGGTTTCGGTCAACAGAGCCATCACTGCACGTTTTACTTCAGACAGAGACAAACTCTTCTCTTTGATCAAACCATGATTCAAAAACACCTGCTCATTGCTGACATTCTCGACCAATGGGCTAGCGCCAAATGTCGCATTCAGACTTTCGTTGAGTACAGCATGTATAGTGTACTCATCCCAATAATCCGCTGGGATTTTCTTGGCTTTCATGGCTTCTGGTATAGCTGCCACCGCATGATCCGCGGACAAAAACATAGACCATTGTCCTTTACCTACCTTTTCATCCAACAGGTTGAACAAAGACGCCAAATCTCTATCCAGTCTCACATAAGTATCCTCTATCTCCTTAGAATAAGGCCCAAAAGCATGACCGATGTAGTCAGTTGAAGAAAAACTAATCGCTAAAAAATCTGTGATATCATCCGTACCAAAATCCTCTGCTTCTAAACATGCCTTGGCAAAATCCATCAAAATCGTGTTGCCCCATGGTGTAGTCTTGATGACACTGCTTTTTTTATCCGCCTTATTCAAGTCGTATGGGAATACGGCCTTCGCTCCTTTGATCAGGGCATGCTCGGTAGGTCGATCGTCCTCAGCAGACTCGACATATTTTTGGATGGGAAGGAAAGTATCCCACCTACCATTCATGTATTGAGATACCAAATCCCTCTTGTTGAAC is part of the Reichenbachiella agarivorans genome and harbors:
- the pafA gene encoding alkaline phosphatase PafA, whose amino-acid sequence is MKRTLLVIMTLLSGLVSQGQSKVERPKLVVGIIVDQMREEYLYRFYDHYSEGGFKRMMNDGFEVKNAHFNYIPTKTAPGHASVYTGTTPRVHGIIANEWYDKQSKEEMYCVSDPAAKNVGGSQKTGYISPVNLQTTTITDELGLFFQDRSKIIGMSIKDRGAVLPAGHNPDAAYWYDTETGQFMSSDYYMKELPKWVQKFNKRDLVSQYMNGRWDTFLPIQKYVESAEDDRPTEHALIKGAKAVFPYDLNKADKKSSVIKTTPWGNTILMDFAKACLEAEDFGTDDITDFLAISFSSTDYIGHAFGPYSKEIEDTYVRLDRDLASLFNLLDEKVGKGQWSMFLSADHAVAAIPEAMKAKKIPADYWDEYTIHAVLNESLNATFGASPLVENVSNEQVFLNHGLIKEKSLSLSEVKRAVMALLTETTGINAVYPSEEISNYSGTNYDVAMLAAGYNQQRSGDVLLIANSGWLGGNPQGEHHGTTHGSHYTYDTHVPMLFYGWGIKKGKTVQYHPVTDIAPTLSMLLNIGIPSGATGRPIQEIFE